The nucleotide sequence TGCTCGGGCTCCTGCGGCCTCGACGTCCGGCACGTGGTCGGGGTTGCGGACGATGCCGACGGGGTCGTGGCCGAGGTCGGCGAGCTGTCGCTCGAGGAGGAGGGCGATCTGGCCGTGGCCGCCCGCGATGACGATTCTCATGCCCCCACTCAACCCCGTGGCCCTGGGTGCGAACGAAAAGACTCCTCACGCACCCGCCACGCGAGGACGGCGAAGCCGGCCGCGCTAGCAAGCACTGCGATGGCGGGCCGCGCTTATTTCGAGCGAAGCGAAGAAAAGACTCCTCACGCACCCGCCAGAGCCCGGTTACCCTTGCTGCATTTCTGCCCTGGGGGAGTTGGCCTGGATGGCGCCACGTGAGGAGCCGGAGATCAGTGTAGCGGAATCGTGACTGGGCATTGCCCGGTAGACAGACCGGTCGGCACTTCTGCGGACACCACTCCTTTTGGGGGTACAAACGACCCGGTTCGGCCGGACACGTGTCTGAGAGTCTGTTTATGATGGGCGTCACGCACCACCTTCGAGGCCACTCACCACGGCTTCGCTGCACTCGCTCCTCACCAGGGCGTACCTCCCCTCACCAGGGAATCGCTGCTCCAGCCGGAGAAAGGATCGCGACTATGACGTCGCCTGCCAGGATCAGGACCTGCCGCCCACCGGGCACGCTTTCTCGCGCTCCGATCGGAGTCGGCGCGCCCGATCACTGACGCGCGCCGTCGATCACTCGCCCCGCATCACCCCGCTTCACCGGAGCCGCCGAACCACCGGCACCGTGCACCGCCGCTTCACCCCTTCGCCACCCACGGAGGGTTCGGATCAGTGACAGACACCGTCTGTCAGAAAGAGGCACCTCATGCTCCACTCGAGGTCTCGCACCCACACTCGTCCGGCCGGACTCTTCACCGGCCGACGTTCGCTGCTGTCGATCGCGGCGTCCCTGGTCGTCGGCGGCGTCATCGCCTCGATGACGGTCCTGCCCGCGCAGGCCGCGGCGGGCGACGTCAGCGAGGGCGAGGGCGTGCTGCTCTCCGGCAGCGGCATCGTCAACGTCAACAACATCGCCCAGCTGAAGGGCGCCTACTCGTCCAGCACGGCGACGTCGAGCCTCGGCACCGTCGCCAACCCGCTCGACCTCACCGCCCTGAACGCGGTCAACGTCAACCTCGGCAACGGCATCCAGCTGCTCGGCAACAACGGGATCCTGACCCTCGGGGTGAACGGGCAGTACGCGAACACCTCGACGACCGGCGCCGTGGCCTCGTCGGGTCTCGTCGGCTCCGACGGCAGCATCGCGGTCGGCCCGGGAACACCCGGCGGCACCTCGACCCTGAACCTCGAGCCCCTCTTCCAGACCGTCGGCGCGAACGCGTCGATCGCCAGCGCCGCGCAGCTCAACATCGGCGCACTCGCCTCTCGCATCCAGTCGACGCGCGGCACGACCACCTCGGTGTCGAAGACCTACGGCATCGCAGGAGCCAACGTCCAGCTCACGAGCCCGGCCATCGCCGGCCTCAACACGAGCCTGCAGACCGCCGTGAACACCACCAGCTCGACGCTGAACAACACGGTCGCGTCCACCGGCTTCGTCAACTCGCTCACGAGCGGGATCACGTCGTCGCTGAACACGGCGATCCAGGGCCTGATCCCGAACTCCAACCTCACCGGGACCACGGTGCAGGCCAGCATCAGCGGGCTCAACCTGTCCGCCGTGACCCAGCCGGTCCTGGCGCAGACGTACACGTCCGGCCCGGTGACGATCAACCCGAAGACGGGCTCGATCACGATCGACCTCAACACGCTCCAGGCGCTCAACGGCCAGGGCCCGAACACGAAGCTGCTGTCGACCCAGGCGCTGCAGGACATCGTCACCGGTGCCATCAAGGACATCCTGGTGACGCAGATCCCGGCAGCGCTCAACACGGCGATCGTCAGCGCCCTGAGCAACGCGACGCTGAAGGTCACGGTCGGCGCGGGCGTCACGCTCCTCGGTCTCAACATCGAGACGCTGAACCTCAACGCGTCGGTCCCGCTCAGCAACCTCATCGCGAACGGCACGAACACGCCTGCGACGGTCACGGCGACGCTCACCGCGCTGAACGGCGGCGTGAGCATCCCCGTCAACGTCCTGCTGCCGGCGCTGGCTCCGGTCGTGACGTCGATCACGTCCAACCTCGGAACCCTCCTGTCGCCGACGCTCAACGGCCTCACGACGACTCTCGGCACGACGCTGACCGCTGCGAACACGGTGCTGACACCTCTGGTCGGCCTCATCAACCAGGTCGTGTCGATCACCGTCAACGCGCAGGACTCGAACGGCGGCTTCCAGGACTCCCGCGGCAACACCCAGGGGTCGACCTCCGTCCACGCCCTGCAGCTGGCGATCCTGCCGGGTGCGAACGTCGCGACGATCAACCTGGCGACATCGACGGCGAACACCACGACCATCGCCCCGGTCGCGATCACCTCGCCGACCGCCAACCAGCAGTTCACGGTCGCGACGAGCACGACGACGCGGTCCATTCCGGTCTCCGGCACGGGTGAGCCCGGCGCCACCATCGCCGTCGACCTCGGCAACGGCCACACCGGCACGGCGACGGTCGGCACGGACGGCACGTGGTCGACGACGGTCTCCGGCATCGGCGTCGGCACCGTCACGGCCAGCGCGACGCAGACCTTCAACGGGGTGGCCGGCACGCCGGTGACACAGACCTTCAGCGTGGTCGCGCAGCAGCCGCTGTCCATCTCGGCGCCGACGGCCTCGCAGCAGTTCACGGTCGTGTCGTCGACGGCGACGCGGTCGATCACGGTGTCCGGCTCGGCGACGCCCGGTGCGACGATCGCGCTCGACCTCGGCGGCGGTCTCACCGCGTCGACGACCGCGGGCTCCGACGGCTCCTGGTCGACCTCGGTGCCCGGCGTCGGCGTCGGCAGCTACACCATCTCGGCCACGCAGGCCTCGGGCGGCGTGACCTCGGCGCCGGTGACCCGGCCGTTCACGGTCGTCGCCGGTGCGGCACTCACCGTGACGGCTCCCGCCGCGAACACGCAGTACGTCGTGCCGGGGTCGACCTCGACCACCACGGTCACCGTCACCGGCACGGCCCAGCCCGGCGCCGCTGTCACCGCCGACCTCGGCGGCGGCCTCACCGGCACCGCGACCGCGGCCGCCGACGGCAGTTACAGCATCCCCGTCACGGGCGTGGGCACCGGCGCCTACACCGTCAGCGTCACGCAAATCGTGGGCGGCGGCACGTCAGCAGCGATCACCCGCCCGATCTCGGTCGTCGCGGCCTCGCCCATCGTCCTGCAGAGTCCCGCGAACGGCGGCGTCTTCACGGTCGCCGGTCCGCAGGCCACCACTCCCGTCACCGTGACGGGCACGGCCCAGGCCGGCGCGACGGTGAACGTGCAGATCGCGACCGGCGTCACCGCGACGGTGACCGCGGGCCTGAACGGCGCGTGGAGCGCGAACTTCACGAACGTCGGCGTCGGCGCCTACACCGTGTCGGCGACACAGACCGTGGCCGGCGTCACGAGCGCACCGGTCACCTCGACGTTCTCGGTGGCCGCGGCTCCTGCCGTCACCATCACCGCGCCCGCGGCAGGCTCGTCGACCACCGTCGCCGACCCCTCGTCCACCATCCCCGTGACCGTCACCGGCACGGCAGGCAACAACGCCTCGGTGACCGTCTCGCTCGGCTCCGGCCGCACCCAGACCGTCACCGCCTCGGGCACCGGCACCTGGTCGGCTCCGTTCACCGGCGTGCCGGTCGGCGGGTACACGATCTCGGCCACGCAGACCGTCAACGGAACGACGTCGTCGCCGGTCACCAGCACCTACTCGATCGTCGCGGGCGCGCCGGTGGCCATCTCGGCTCCGGCCGCAGGAGCAGCGATCCCCGTCGCGGGCACCGGCTCCACCGCCGACATCCCCTTCACCGGCACCGCGCAGCCGGGCGCGAGCGTGACGGTGTCGCTGGGCTCCGGCATCACCGGCACCGCCACCGCCGACGGCAGCGGGACCTGGACGATCCCGATCGCGGGCGTCCCCACCGGCAGCTACACGGTCAGCGCCACCGAGACGATCGGCGGCACGACCTCGCCCGCCGTGACGCAGCCCCTCACGGTGCAGGTCGGCGCTCCTGTCGTCATCTCGAACCCGGCCGCCGGCGCGACGCAGACGGTGGTCACCGGAGGCCGGGCGACGGTCGCGACGAGCGGCACCGCCCAGCCGGGTGCCTCGGTCACGGTCAGCCTCGGCGCCGGACTCACGGCGACCACGACGGCCGGCCCGACGGGATCGTGGAGCGCCTCGATCGCGAACGTACCCGTGGGCGACTACGTGCTCAGCGCGTCCCAGACCATCAACGGCGGCACCTCCACCCCGGTCACGCAGGCGTTCCACGTCGCGGCCGCCACGGGCCTCGTGATCACGGCGCCATCGTCGGGCACGACCTTCACGGTCGCCTCGGGCACGGGCACCCACTCCACCACGGTGACCGGCGTCGGATCGGCCCTCGCGAATACCACCGTCACGCTCACCAGCCCCACGGTCGACCTCGGGGCCTCCGGCTCGCAGACGGTCGCCACCCCGCTCGGCTCGTGGTCGGCGACGTTCTCGAACCTGCCGGTCGGCACGTACACCGTGAACGCGTCGCAGACGATCGCCGGCTCGACGCAGAACGCGACCCCGACGACCTTCTCGATCTCGGCCGGCGCCCCGATCGCGATCACGTCGCCGACCTCGGCGACGCCCATCACCGTCGCCACGCCGACGTCGACGCAGTCCGTCGCGATCTCCGGCACCGCGCAGCCGGGCGCGGGCATCTCGGTGACCGTCGACTCGGGCACCCCTCTCACCACCACGGCCGACGCCTCGGGCGCCTGGTCGGTGACGGACAGCGGGGTCGGCGTCGGCACGCACGCGATCGTCGCGACGCAGACCGTCAACGGAACCACCTCCAGCGCCAACGGCGGCTTCACGATCAGCGCCGGGGCGGCATTCACGCTCGCGACGCCCGTCGACGGATCGACCGTCACCGTTGCCGACGCCTCGGGCACGCAGAACATCACGGTCTCCGGCACCGGCGACACCGGCGCCTCGGTCGCCGTCACGACCGGCTCGACGACCCAGACGGCGATCGTCGGCCTCAACGGCCAGTGGTCGACCACCTTCCTCGCCCTCGGCGTGGGTGCGCACACCTTCGGCGCCATCGAGACCGTCGGCGTCACCACGTCGCCCGTGCTCACCTCCACCGTGACCATCAGCGCAGGAGCACCGGTGACCATCACGGCTCCTCCCGCGGGCGACACGAAGGTCGTGGCGTCCCCCACGGCGACGACGTCCGAGACGGTGACGGGCACGAACGCGGCCGGCGCCACGGTGTCGGTCAGCCTCGGCGCGGGTCTCACCCAGGAGGCCACCGTCACCGGGACCACCTGGACCACGACCTTCGCGAACCTGCCGGTCGGGTCGTACACGGCGGCGGCGAGCCAGTCGCTGAACGGGACCGTCTCGGCTCCTGCGACCTCGTCGTTCTCGATCGCCGCCGGCGCCCCGGTCACGCTGACCGCCCCCGCGGACGGCTCGAAGGTCACGGTCGCCACGAGCGGCTCGACGACGACGATCCCGGTGTCGGGCACGGCCCAGCCGGGCGCCACGGTGAACGTGTCGCTCGGAGCCGGCCTCACGGCGACGACGACCGCCGACGCCACCACGGGCGCCTGGTCGACGAGCGTGGCGAACGTGCCGGTCGGCCTCCAGACCGTCAGCGCGACCCAGACGATCAACGGCACCACGTCGGCGGCGGTCACGTCGACCGTCGACGTCATCGTCGGTGCTCCGATCACCATCCAGACGCCGACCGAGGGGCAGGACTTCCCGGTCGCGGACGCCTCGTCGAAGACCACGGTCACCGTCGCGGGCACCGGACAGCCCGGTGCCTCGATCGCCCTGACCGTCAACGGCGGCGCCCCGATCGCGATCACCGTGCGCAACAGCGGCAGCTGGTCGACGACTCTCGCGAACACCCCCGTGGGGTCGTACGTGCTCAGCGCCGTGCAGACGGTGGGCGGCACGCAGTCGGATCCTGCGACCCGTGACTTCACGGTGCAGGCCGGAGCGGCCGTGACCATCGCCACGCCGACGCCCGACCAGACCGTCGTCGTGCCCACCGCGACGTCGACGACCGACGTCACCGTCACCGGCACCGCCGAGCCCGGGTCGACCGTCATGGCGACCACCGACTCCGGCCAGGCCGGCCAGGCCACGACCGGCACGGACGGGAAGTACTCCGTCACGATCCCGGACGTCTCCGTCGGAGCCGACCAGACGATCTCGGTGACGCAGTCGATCGACGGCACGACGTCGGCCACGCCGACCACCGTCACGATCTCGGTGGCGGCGGCCTCGCCCGTCACCGTCACGAACCCGGCTCCCGGGGTGGACGTCACGGTGTCGAGCCAGGCGGCGACCGCCGACGTGCCCTTCACCGGCACGGCGCAGGCCGACGCGACCGTGACCGTCAGCCTCGGCGGCGGCCTCACGGCGACCACGAAGGCCGGCGACGACGGCACCTGGGGCGTCACCGTGCACGGCGTGCCGGTCGGCGACTACACGGCGAGCGTCACGCAGACCATCGCCGGCGTCGTCTCGACGCCGGTCACGCAGCCGCTCTCGGTCTCGGTCGCCGCGCCGGTCGTGATCTCGCAGCCGACGAACGCGCACTCGTTCCCGGTGGCGAACACCGGCGACACCGTCCCCGTCCCCGTCTCCGGCACGGCCGAGCCCGGCGCCACGGTGACGGTGAAGCTCGACGGCGGCAGCGCCACCACGGTGACCGCCGACGGCACCACCGGCGCCTGGTCGACCTCGTTCCCGGACGTCGGCACCGGATCCCACACGCTCTCGGCCACCGAGGCCACCTCGGACGGCTCGACGACCCCCGCCCTCGCGGTGTTCACCGTCGACGTCGCACCGGCCGCGGTCATCACCAGCCCGACCGCCGGCCAGACCTTCCAGGTCGCCCAGGGCGACACGGCCACCGTGCCGGTCTCGGGCACCGGACTGCCCGGCGCCGGGATCTCCGTGCAGCTCGACGGCCAGGGCGCGCCGCAGACCACGACTGTCGACCAGACCGGCACGTGGAGCGTCCAGTTCACCGGCGTCGGCGAGGGCGATCACGACGTGACCGCCACGCAGTCGGTCGCCGGCGACACGCAGACGTCCGTCTCCGCGGGCTTCACCGTCGAGACGACGACGAACCCGGCGGCCCCGGTCGAGATCACGAGCCCCGACCAGGGCACCGTGCTCCCCGACACCAACGGCGACGGCTTCGTCGACGTGCCCGTCTCGGGCACCGGCCAGCCCGGCTCGACCATCACGGTCACCACGGCGACCGGCCAGACGGCGACCACCACGGTCGGCGACGACGGCACGTGGTCGGTCACGCTCCACCACGTGCCGGTGGGTGTGATCCGCCTCGCGGTCGTGCAGAAGACGAACGGCACGGTCACGGGGTCCGACCAGGTCGGGATCTCGGCCGAGGCTCTCGTCGCTCCTGCGATCGCGACGCCGGAGGCCGGCCAGCCCGTCCTCGTCACGTCGCCGACGGCGACCGCGGACATCCCGGTCACCGGCACCGGTGAGCCCGGCGCGTCGATCGCCGTCGACCTCGGCGGCGGCCTCACCGGCACGGCGACCGTCGGCGACGACGGGAAGTGGGGGACCACGATCCACGACGTCCCGGTCGGCGACCACACGATCTCCGTGACCGAGAGCCTCACCGGCGTCTCGCTGCCCGCGGTGACGCAGGACCTCACCGTCCAGGCCGGCACCGGCGTGGCAGTCTCGTCGCCCGCGGACGGCTCCTCGGTGACCGTCGCCTCGTCGACCTCCACGACGTCGCTCCCGGTGAGCGGCACCGCCGACCCCGGCGCGCTCGTCTCGGTGACGATCGACGGCGGCACGCCGAAGACCGTGAACGCGGCGACGGACGGCTCGTGGTCGGTCACGTTCCCCGGTGTCGCGACCGGCGACCACACGATCTCGGCGAGCGAGGAGCTCGCCGACGGCTCCACGACCCCGGTCACCTCGACCGTGACCGTGGCGGCCGCGGCGAAGGCCACGATCACGACGCCGCAGGCCGGCCAGCAGATCCAGGTCGCGCCGGGTTCCACAACGGTCGTCGTGGTCTCGGGCACCGGCGCCCCCGGCGCCAGCGTGAAGGTGCTGCTGGGCTCCGCGAGCCAGACCGTTCCGGTCGACGGCACCGGGGCCTGGACGGCGACGTTCACGCAGGTCGGCGTCGGCACGCACATCGCGTCCGCGACGCAGACGGTCCTCGGCACGACGCAGGATCCCGTGACGGTCACCTTCAGCGTCACGGCGACGTCGAACCCGGTGTCCGCGCCGACGATCACCAGCCCCTCCTCGGGCCAGATCATCCGCGACACCGACGGCGACGGCACCTTCGACGTGCCGGTGACCGGCACCGGCCAGCCCGGCTCGTCGATCACGGTCGACCTGGGCGACGCCATCACCCGCACCACGACCGTCGGCGACGACGGCACCTGGGCGGTCACCGTCACCAGCGTCCCCGACGGCACGCGCACCGTCGTCGCGACCCAGACCACGGGGCAGACGGTCACCGGATCGGCCTCGGTGCAGGTCACCGGAGCCGCGATCGCACCGATCACGGTCACGTCGCCGACCCCGGGGCAGACCGTGCCGGGCTCGACGACCGGCCCCACCACCGTCACGGTGACGGGCACCGCCGAACCGGGCGCCACCGTCTCGGTGTCGCTCGACAACGGCACGGCGATCACCACGACGGCCGACGGGTCGGGCGCCTGGAGCGTCGACGTGCCGAACGTGGGCCGGGGCGACCACACGGTCGCGGTGAGCGAGACGCTCGGGGCGGCCACGTCGGCTCCTGCGACCGTGCCGTTCACCGTGGCGCCCGCGACCTCGGCCACCGGCATCGCGATCCTCTCGCCCACGCCGAACGCGCTGCTCGTCGACACCGACAAGGACGGCTCGCACCCGGTGACCGTCACGGGCACCTCGGCGCCGAACGCGCCGGTGTCGGTGCGGCTCGACGGAACCGGGGCCGTGCAGACGACGACGGCCGACGCCTCGGGCGCCTGGAGCGTGACCTTCGGCGCCGTGGCCGACGGCGACCACACGGTCGTCGCGACCCAGACGGTGATGGGCACCGAGACCTCGACCGACCCGCAGTCGTTCTCGCTCGACATCATCGATCCGCTGACGCTGGCCCGACCGGCGCCCGGATCGACGTATGCGGCCGGGACCAACGGCCTCGCGTCGGTGCCGGTGATGGGCACCGCCGACCCGGACGCCGTTGTCACCATCACGCTCGACGGCGGCCGCTCGGTGCAGGTTCAGGCGGCCGACGACGGTACCTGGAGCTACACCTTCACGGGCGTGGCGCCGGGCACCCACACCTACGTCGTCACGCAGACCGTCGGCGCCTTCACCAGCGACCCGCTGGCGACGACGTTCACCGTGCGGAAGCTGGCGGTCAACGTCGGGCCCGGAGGCGACGGGAACGGCAACGGCAACGGCAACGGCAACGGCACAGGCCACACCGGCAACGGCGACGGCAACGGCGGCGGGACGAACGGCAACACGTCGCCCGCCGGCACGGGCAGCGACCAGACCTTCCTCGGTCAGGCGCTCGCCTACACAGGCTCCACCGTCTTCCCATGGGCGGTGGTGGGCGCGGCATTCCTCGCGCTGGGTCTCGGGATGTTGGGTGCATCCCGCGGACTGAGCAGGATCAGGGCGAGGAAGCGCTAGCGCCGTATAAAGGGGCGGTCCCTTCCGTTCGGGTGTGAAGGGGCCGCCCCGCTCTCTTCTCGGGCGTTCCGGTCGCAGGATCAGGAAGTCCGCGCACGGAGCCGGCGATCGGCCCGGAGGGTGTATTCGGTCACCGTCCGGTCCGGTCGTCTCCGCGCGCGCCCGCGTACCGCCGACCGGCGGAGCCGCCGTCCGCGAGCGGTCGGCAGTGTCGGTCGTGCCGACTACTCTGTGTGTGTGGTCACCGCCCTGTATCGCCGTTACCGGCCAGAGAACTTCGCCGAGCTCATCGGCCAGAATCAGGTGACCGATCCGCTGCGCACCGCCCTCCGCACGAACCGCGTCAACCACGCCTACCTTTTCTCGGGGCCGCGCGGCTGCGGCAAGACGACGTCGGCCCGGATCCTGGCGCGCTGCCTCAACTGCGCCGAGGGCCCGACCGACACCCCCTGCGGCGTGTGCCCGAGCTGCGTCGAGCTGTCGCGCGGCGGTTCCGGCTCGCTCGACGTCATCGAGATCGACGCCGCCAGCCACAACGGCGTCGACGACGCCCGCGACCTCCGCGACCGCGCGATCTTCGCCCCGGCTCGCGATCGCTACAAGATCTTCATCCTCGACGAGGCGCACATGGTCACGCCGCAGGGGTTCAACGCCCTGCTCAAGATCGTCGAAGAGCCGCCCGAGCACGTCAAGTTCATCTTCGCGACGACCGAGCCCGACAAGGTCATCGGCACGATCCGCTCGCGCACCCACCACTACCCGTTCCGCCTCGTGCCGCCGGCGCAGATGCTCGACTACGTGCAGCAGCTCTGCGAGTCCGAGGGCGTCTCGGCGGCGCCCGGCGTCCTGCCGCTCGTCGTCCGGGCCGGCGGTGGCTCGGTGCGCGACACGCTGTCGCTGCTCGATCAGCTGATCGCCGGCTCCGATGGCGGCGAGGTCCTCTACGAGACCGCCGTGGCCCTCCTCGGCTACACGCACGCCTCGCTCCTCGACGGCGTGGTGGACGCCCTCGGCGCCCACGACGGCGCCGCGGCGTTCGCCTCCGTCGACCGCGTCATCCAGACCGGTCAAGACCCCCGGCGCTTCGTCGAAGACCTCCTCGAGCGCCTCCGCGACCTCATCGTCGTCGGCGCGACCACCGACGGCGCCGCAGCCGTCCTCCGCGGCATCACGCCCGAAGAGCTCGAGCACCTGTCGCGCCAGTCGCACGCCTTCGGTGCCGCCGAGCTCTCGCGGTCGGCCGACGTCGTCAACCGCGCCCTGACCGAGATGACCGGCGCGACCTCCCCCCGTCTCCACCTCGAGCTCATGATCGCCCGTGTCCTCGTGCCGGAGGCCGACGAGTCCGAGCGCGGCGCCCTGGCGCGCGTCGAGCGGCTCGAGCGCCGTGTCGGGGT is from Frondihabitans australicus and encodes:
- a CDS encoding choice-of-anchor G family protein, whose amino-acid sequence is MLHSRSRTHTRPAGLFTGRRSLLSIAASLVVGGVIASMTVLPAQAAAGDVSEGEGVLLSGSGIVNVNNIAQLKGAYSSSTATSSLGTVANPLDLTALNAVNVNLGNGIQLLGNNGILTLGVNGQYANTSTTGAVASSGLVGSDGSIAVGPGTPGGTSTLNLEPLFQTVGANASIASAAQLNIGALASRIQSTRGTTTSVSKTYGIAGANVQLTSPAIAGLNTSLQTAVNTTSSTLNNTVASTGFVNSLTSGITSSLNTAIQGLIPNSNLTGTTVQASISGLNLSAVTQPVLAQTYTSGPVTINPKTGSITIDLNTLQALNGQGPNTKLLSTQALQDIVTGAIKDILVTQIPAALNTAIVSALSNATLKVTVGAGVTLLGLNIETLNLNASVPLSNLIANGTNTPATVTATLTALNGGVSIPVNVLLPALAPVVTSITSNLGTLLSPTLNGLTTTLGTTLTAANTVLTPLVGLINQVVSITVNAQDSNGGFQDSRGNTQGSTSVHALQLAILPGANVATINLATSTANTTTIAPVAITSPTANQQFTVATSTTTRSIPVSGTGEPGATIAVDLGNGHTGTATVGTDGTWSTTVSGIGVGTVTASATQTFNGVAGTPVTQTFSVVAQQPLSISAPTASQQFTVVSSTATRSITVSGSATPGATIALDLGGGLTASTTAGSDGSWSTSVPGVGVGSYTISATQASGGVTSAPVTRPFTVVAGAALTVTAPAANTQYVVPGSTSTTTVTVTGTAQPGAAVTADLGGGLTGTATAAADGSYSIPVTGVGTGAYTVSVTQIVGGGTSAAITRPISVVAASPIVLQSPANGGVFTVAGPQATTPVTVTGTAQAGATVNVQIATGVTATVTAGLNGAWSANFTNVGVGAYTVSATQTVAGVTSAPVTSTFSVAAAPAVTITAPAAGSSTTVADPSSTIPVTVTGTAGNNASVTVSLGSGRTQTVTASGTGTWSAPFTGVPVGGYTISATQTVNGTTSSPVTSTYSIVAGAPVAISAPAAGAAIPVAGTGSTADIPFTGTAQPGASVTVSLGSGITGTATADGSGTWTIPIAGVPTGSYTVSATETIGGTTSPAVTQPLTVQVGAPVVISNPAAGATQTVVTGGRATVATSGTAQPGASVTVSLGAGLTATTTAGPTGSWSASIANVPVGDYVLSASQTINGGTSTPVTQAFHVAAATGLVITAPSSGTTFTVASGTGTHSTTVTGVGSALANTTVTLTSPTVDLGASGSQTVATPLGSWSATFSNLPVGTYTVNASQTIAGSTQNATPTTFSISAGAPIAITSPTSATPITVATPTSTQSVAISGTAQPGAGISVTVDSGTPLTTTADASGAWSVTDSGVGVGTHAIVATQTVNGTTSSANGGFTISAGAAFTLATPVDGSTVTVADASGTQNITVSGTGDTGASVAVTTGSTTQTAIVGLNGQWSTTFLALGVGAHTFGAIETVGVTTSPVLTSTVTISAGAPVTITAPPAGDTKVVASPTATTSETVTGTNAAGATVSVSLGAGLTQEATVTGTTWTTTFANLPVGSYTAAASQSLNGTVSAPATSSFSIAAGAPVTLTAPADGSKVTVATSGSTTTIPVSGTAQPGATVNVSLGAGLTATTTADATTGAWSTSVANVPVGLQTVSATQTINGTTSAAVTSTVDVIVGAPITIQTPTEGQDFPVADASSKTTVTVAGTGQPGASIALTVNGGAPIAITVRNSGSWSTTLANTPVGSYVLSAVQTVGGTQSDPATRDFTVQAGAAVTIATPTPDQTVVVPTATSTTDVTVTGTAEPGSTVMATTDSGQAGQATTGTDGKYSVTIPDVSVGADQTISVTQSIDGTTSATPTTVTISVAAASPVTVTNPAPGVDVTVSSQAATADVPFTGTAQADATVTVSLGGGLTATTKAGDDGTWGVTVHGVPVGDYTASVTQTIAGVVSTPVTQPLSVSVAAPVVISQPTNAHSFPVANTGDTVPVPVSGTAEPGATVTVKLDGGSATTVTADGTTGAWSTSFPDVGTGSHTLSATEATSDGSTTPALAVFTVDVAPAAVITSPTAGQTFQVAQGDTATVPVSGTGLPGAGISVQLDGQGAPQTTTVDQTGTWSVQFTGVGEGDHDVTATQSVAGDTQTSVSAGFTVETTTNPAAPVEITSPDQGTVLPDTNGDGFVDVPVSGTGQPGSTITVTTATGQTATTTVGDDGTWSVTLHHVPVGVIRLAVVQKTNGTVTGSDQVGISAEALVAPAIATPEAGQPVLVTSPTATADIPVTGTGEPGASIAVDLGGGLTGTATVGDDGKWGTTIHDVPVGDHTISVTESLTGVSLPAVTQDLTVQAGTGVAVSSPADGSSVTVASSTSTTSLPVSGTADPGALVSVTIDGGTPKTVNAATDGSWSVTFPGVATGDHTISASEELADGSTTPVTSTVTVAAAAKATITTPQAGQQIQVAPGSTTVVVVSGTGAPGASVKVLLGSASQTVPVDGTGAWTATFTQVGVGTHIASATQTVLGTTQDPVTVTFSVTATSNPVSAPTITSPSSGQIIRDTDGDGTFDVPVTGTGQPGSSITVDLGDAITRTTTVGDDGTWAVTVTSVPDGTRTVVATQTTGQTVTGSASVQVTGAAIAPITVTSPTPGQTVPGSTTGPTTVTVTGTAEPGATVSVSLDNGTAITTTADGSGAWSVDVPNVGRGDHTVAVSETLGAATSAPATVPFTVAPATSATGIAILSPTPNALLVDTDKDGSHPVTVTGTSAPNAPVSVRLDGTGAVQTTTADASGAWSVTFGAVADGDHTVVATQTVMGTETSTDPQSFSLDIIDPLTLARPAPGSTYAAGTNGLASVPVMGTADPDAVVTITLDGGRSVQVQAADDGTWSYTFTGVAPGTHTYVVTQTVGAFTSDPLATTFTVRKLAVNVGPGGDGNGNGNGNGNGTGHTGNGDGNGGGTNGNTSPAGTGSDQTFLGQALAYTGSTVFPWAVVGAAFLALGLGMLGASRGLSRIRARKR